The following coding sequences are from one Acomys russatus chromosome 16, mAcoRus1.1, whole genome shotgun sequence window:
- the LOC127200082 gene encoding protein Wfdc21-like: MKLGAFLFLVLLVTLSLEVQELQAAVRPLQLLGTCVELCKGDWDCEPGEQCVSNGCSHVCIMN, encoded by the exons ATGAAGTTGGGCGCCTTCCTTTTCTTGGTGCTCCTCGTCACCCTCAGCCTGGAGGTGCAGGAGCTACAGGCTGCAGTGAGACCGCTGCAGCTTTTAG GCACCTGCGTTGAGCTCTGCAAAGGTGACTGGGACTGTGAGCCAGGGGAGCAATGTGTCAGCAATGGGTGCAGTCACGTCTGTATTATGAACTAA